In Topomyia yanbarensis strain Yona2022 chromosome 2, ASM3024719v1, whole genome shotgun sequence, one DNA window encodes the following:
- the LOC131680316 gene encoding uncharacterized protein LOC131680316: MEKKWEEFEELQEEIAEIDENGDDEEENNRINSETANNTTAVQSSRRVDTQTASSNLATSGAESEQHEMEEDEPVGSYSIVTKGGASNVFLSTVVLTLRNQNGGKQLARALLDNGSQANIMSERLCQILKLKRRSVNVPICGVGQSESRAKHAVRTVISSRVTEFSVEVDFLVLQRVTSEQPSATVSVSHWKISDKLQMADPGFNTSSRIDLLIGAEHFYRFLYEREMNRITLGPGLPLVDTVFGWIISGKCVNSKSHPVNCYLATSSENLEGILERFWKVENSEDQPAWSKEEQDCEEHFINTHERLPDGRYVVRLPRQLNFNRMLGESKTIALERYSKLEKRLERNSEMKNQYHAFIREYIDLGHMRKLSEEEVEISPRGKTYYLPHHAVVKESSTTTKVHVVFDGSAHTDSGFALNDVLLKGPTIQDDLLSLLLRFHKHEVAVVGDIEKMYRQPDCVIVDKKQNDREEEM, from the exons ATGGAAAAGAAGTGGGAAGAGTTCGAAGAGCTACAAGAGGAAATTGCAGAAATAGACGAGAACGGCGATGATGAGGAGGAAAATAACAGAAT CAACAGTGAAACAGCTAACAACACGACAGCAGTACAATCTTCGAGGAGAGTGGATACGCAAACAGCATCATCGAATCTTGCGACAAGTGGTGCCGAATCTGAACAACATGAAATGGAGGAGGACGAACCCGTTGGATCATATAGTATCGTAACAAAGGGCGGTGCATCCAATGTATTTTTATCTACAGTTGTTTTGACACTGCGTAATCAAAATGGGGGGAAACAGCTAGCACGAGCACTTCTTGATAACGGATCCCAAGCAAATATTATGAGTGAGCGACTGTGTCAGATACTTAAGTTGAAACGGCGTTCCGTAAATGTTCCAATTTGTGGTGTGGGGCAGTCTGAATCAAGGGCAAAGCATGCGGTTAGAACCGTTATTAGTTCCAGAGTGACAGAATTCTCGGTGGAAGTGGATTTTCTGGTTTTGCAACGAGTCACTTCTGAACAACCTTCAGCTACCGTATCGGTGTCACATTGGAAGATCTCTGACAAACTTCAAATGGCGGATCCCGGTTTCAATACCAGCAGTAGGATTGATCTCCTAATTGGGGCGGAGCATTTTTATCGATTTCTATATGAGCGCGAAATGAATCGAATTACCTTAGGGCCTGGACTTCCATTGGTGGACACGGTATTCGGCTGGATTATTTCGGGCAAGTGTGTTAATTCCAAGAGCCATCCAGTTAATTGCTACTTGGCTACATCATCAGAGAATCTGGAGGGAATACTCGAGAGGTTTTGGAAGGTAGAAAACTCTGAAGATCAACCTGCATGGTCTAAAGAGGAGCAAGATTGCGAAGAACACTTTATCAACACCCACGAGCGTTTGCCGGATGGCAGATACGTCGTCCGATTGCCAAGGCAATTGAATTTCAACAGAATGTTGGGGGAATCCAAAACCATAGCATTAGAGCGATATTCAAAATTGGAAAAACGGCTAGAGCGAAATTCGGAAATGAAGAACCAATATCACGCATTTATAAGAGAGTATATAGACTTAGGACACATGAGGAAGCTATCGGAGGAGGAAGTGGAAATATCACCTAGAGGAAAAACGTATTACCTGCCGCATCACGCCGTTGTGAAGGAGTCAAGCACTACAACAAAGGTACATGTTGTGTTTGATGGATCAGCGCACACAGATAGCGGGTTTGCGTTGAACGACGTGCTACTGAAAGGGCCAACGATTCAGGACGACCTGTTAAGTCTCCTTTTACGCTTTCATAAGCATGAGGTGGCCGTCGTCGGGGATATTGAAAAGATGTATAGGCAA CCCGATTGCGTAATAGTAGATAAAAAGCAGAACGATAGAGAAGAGGAGATGTAA